A single window of Cryptococcus depauperatus CBS 7841 chromosome 2, complete sequence DNA harbors:
- a CDS encoding AmmeMemoRadiSam system protein B, translating into MSSACYQRIRKATHAGSWYTSSSSDLKKQLAQNLDAVKPISNLDFHPPVVDGKAIIAPHAGYSYSGPAAAWAYASVPTDRIKRVFLLGPSHHAYIPGVALSKFEAYDTPLGEIPLDLATIDELRKTNIFSDMKSKVDEEEHSLEMHLPYIRFIFKEAGLKLIPILVGHLDATTSQKLSEVLSKYWDDKETFFIISSDFCHWGSRFSCTPYYSNPPPLSNSVPPVTESSATTVSAGTPELIRRFSPAAANPEFPIWRSIQYMDHEGIEILRKPGERGAVQTWELYLERTKNTICGRNPITVLLNLVQYFYKDRSVNPEFTFVRYEQSSKCMTGKDSSVSYVSGILRVPM; encoded by the exons ATGTCCAG TGCGTGTTATCAAAGAATCCGAAAAGCAACACATGCAGGAAGCTGGTACACTTCTTCCA GCTCAGATCTCAAAAAACAACTTGCTCAGAATCTTGACGCCGTTAAACCGATTTCTAATTTAGATTTTCATCCTCCAGTGGTTGATGGGAAAGCTATTATCGCCCCGCATGCAGGATACAGTTACTCTGGACCAGCTGCTGCCTGGGCATATGCCAGTGTGCCTACAGATAGGAT CAAGAGGGTGTTTCTTCTTGGACCAAGCCATCACGCATATATCCCAGGCGTGGCATTGTCAAAATTTGAAGCTTATGACACTCCATTAGGGGAAATCCCTCTTGATTTAGCGA CAATTGACGAGCTACGCAAGACCAACATATTTTCGGATATGAAATCTAAAgttgacgaagaagagcacTCTTTGGAAATGCATCTGCCGTATATACGGTTTATATTTAAAGA GGCTGGCCTCAAGCTTATTCCTATTCTCGTCGGGCACCTTGATGCTACTACTAGCCAAAAGTTGAGCGAAGTGTTGTCCAAATACTGGGACGATAAGGAGACCTTTTTCATAATATCCAGTGACTTTTGCCATTG GGGTTCAAGATTCTCATGTACACCTTACTATTCCAACCCGCCTCCTCTTTCTAATTCCGTCCCACCCGTCACGGAATCTTCGGCTACTACCGTCTCTGCAGGTACACCAGAACTGATTAGAAGATTTTCTCCTGCCGCTGCCAATCCAGAATTCCCTATCTGGAGATCCATTCAGTACATGGATCATGAGGGTATCGAAATTTTGAGAAAACCTGGGGAGAGAGGAGCTGTTCAGACATGGGAGTTGTACCtagaaagaacaaag AATACAATCTGTGGTCGAAACCCCATCACTGTCTTGCTCAATCTAGTGCAGTATTTCTATAAAGACAGGTCTGTCAATCCCGAATTTACATTTGTCAGATACGAACAGAGCTCAAAGTGTATGACTGGTAAGGATAGCAGCGTCAGTTATGTCAGCGGAATTTTGAGGGTTCCAATGTGA